A section of the Carassius carassius chromosome 17, fCarCar2.1, whole genome shotgun sequence genome encodes:
- the LOC132161269 gene encoding protein Dr1-like — translation MASSSGNDDDLTIPRAAINKMIKETLPNVRVANDARELVVNCCTEFIHLVSSEANEICNKSEKKTISPEHVINALESLGFGSYITEVKDVLQECKTVALKRRKASSRLENLGIPEEELLRQQQELFAKARQQQAELAQQEWLQMQQAAQQAQLAAASASSAQQAGSSQDEDEEDDM, via the exons ATGGCCTCTTCATCGGGCAACGACGATGACCTGACGATCCCGAGGGCGGCGATCaataaaatgattaaagaaaCGCTTCCCAATGTGCGAGTGGCGAACGATGCCAGAGAGCTGGTGGTGAACTGCTGCACAGAGTTCATTCACCTCGTCTCATCCGAGGCCAACGAGATCTGCAATAAATCCGAGAAGAAGACTATATCCCCAGAACATGTTATAAACG CACTTGAAAGTCTAGGTTTTGGGTCATACATCACAGAAGTAAAAGATGTTCTGCAAGAGTGTAAAACTGTAGCACTTAAACGGAGGAAGGCCAGCTCTCGACTAGAGAACCTTGGGATACCAGAGGAAGAACTTCTTCGTCAACAACAGGAATTATTTGCCAag GCACGGCAGCAGCAGGCTGAGCTGGCACAGCAGGAGTGGTTACAGATGCAGCAGGCCGCCCAGCAGGCACAGCTAGCGGCCGCTTCAGCCAGTTCCGCTCAGCAGGCCGGATCTTCCCaggatgaagatgaagaggaCGACATGTGA